TTTATTATATAATTCAGCTCCCCTATGGGCTATTTCTTGTGCGTTACGGCTTTGCTGTTCCTGCCTCCATAAGTGGGCAACTGTGCGGATAACAAAGAGCAGAGTGCTGGGGCTGACAATTAATACATTTTTATTCCATGCATCCTGCCACATGGTTGTATCTTGAGTGCTGCCGAGGATAAAAGCAGATTCAATCGGTACAAACATGATTACGAAATCCAGCGATTCCAAACCGTACAGCAGCTGATAATTCTTTGCTGACAATCCCTTAATGTGTGAGCGCATTGAATCAAGATGACGTTTAAGTGCATTCTTTTTGCTGTTGTCATCTTCGGAGTTAACGTAATCATTATAACCATTGAGTGATACTTTTGCGTCAACAATCAGATGTCTGCTGTCCGGCAGGTGGACAACTACGTCAGGCATTGCGCGTGATCCGTCATTTCTGGTGTGGTTTTCCTGAACATCATATTCCTGCCCTTTGCGCAGGCCGGACATTTCGAGAACCCGCTCTAAAATAAGTTCACCCCAGTTACCTTGAGTTTTAGCCTGCCCTTTTAGGGCATTAGTCAAATTATGAGCATCAGCTGACAGTTGCTGGTTAAGATCCATCAACTGTTTAACTTGCTCAGAAAGAGCACTTCTATCTTTACTCTCTTGTAAGTAAACCTCTTCAACTTTTCCCTGAAAATCACCGATTTTTGCTTTTAAAGGGGTGAGAAGCTGATTTAAGTTTGTTTGATTCTGCTCCGTAAATTTTTTTGTTTTTTCTTCCAGAATATCATTTGCAAGGGCTTTAAACTGGTTGGAAAGTTCTTCTTTTGCATCACTTAACAGAGTAAGTTTTTCGGTGCTTTGTTTGTGTTCATTCTCAAGCTCTGTTTGTAGTCTTGTCCTGCTTCTCAGTAACTTCTGTTGGTTTTCCAGCAGAATATTTCGCTCTTCTCTGAGTTTTGTA
This sequence is a window from Desulfovibrio sp. UCD-KL4C. Protein-coding genes within it:
- the rmuC gene encoding DNA recombination protein RmuC, producing the protein MLEYIYSLPVEPFLFLAGLIVGIIGAIVVHFNKMTLANLNAQNQLTQLEERITRIPELSQELTLAQDEISALNHDLADLREKNGSNESTVKSQLEQLNKADELITKLREERNILLENQQKLLRSRTRLQTELENEHKQSTEKLTLLSDAKEELSNQFKALANDILEEKTKKFTEQNQTNLNQLLTPLKAKIGDFQGKVEEVYLQESKDRSALSEQVKQLMDLNQQLSADAHNLTNALKGQAKTQGNWGELILERVLEMSGLRKGQEYDVQENHTRNDGSRAMPDVVVHLPDSRHLIVDAKVSLNGYNDYVNSEDDNSKKNALKRHLDSMRSHIKGLSAKNYQLLYGLESLDFVIMFVPIESAFILGSTQDTTMWQDAWNKNVLIVSPSTLLFVIRTVAHLWRQEQQSRNAQEIAHRGAELYNKFVGFVEDLKRIGERLGQAQSSYDNAFSKLTSGKGNIVRQTELLKELGVKPKKTLSADIINLSLENSN